Proteins from a genomic interval of Capsicum annuum cultivar UCD-10X-F1 chromosome 4, UCD10Xv1.1, whole genome shotgun sequence:
- the LOC107869242 gene encoding ethylene-responsive transcription factor 4-like has product MNGGLVEAAAAGREENVDGEVAEEVHYRGVRKRGSNGWLGTFKTRKEAALAYDRASIKFRGFKDKTNFLIPKEEMNRTRSQTNISGDGSVVSESSWIINVEQKPKRIEIDLNLPPPPEAEDM; this is encoded by the coding sequence ATGAATGGAGGATTAGTGGAGGCCGCGGCGGCGGGGAGGGAGGAGAATGTTGATGGAGAAGTAGCGGAGGAGGTGCATTATCGAGGAGTAAGGAAGAGAGGATCCAATGGTTGGTTAGGTACATTTAAGACAAGGAAGGAGGCGGCGCTAGCGTATGATAGGGCATCAATTAAGTTTCGCGGTTTCAAAGACAAGACTAATTTTCTTATTCCAAAGGAAGAAATGAATCGGACTCGCAGTCAGACCAACATCAGTGGCGATGGAAGTGTTGTTTCAGAGTCATCATGGATTATCAATGTTGAGCAAAAACCTAAGCGCATTGAGATTGATCTGAATCTCCCTCCGCCACCGGAGGCCgaagacatgtga